The Glycine soja cultivar W05 chromosome 3, ASM419377v2, whole genome shotgun sequence genome window below encodes:
- the LOC114407309 gene encoding strigolactone esterase D14-like, whose amino-acid sequence MGTACGYGGGIVDALNANFYGNGTQTLVLAHGYGTDQTVWRYLIPFLACYFKVLVFDLPFAPNVRPSSLYDPKKYSTFNGYAQDLVCLLDELNLSKTIYVGHSMSAMIGCLAATKKPQLFEHLVLLAGSPMYLNKEGYEGGFTRSELDKIFESIKQNFSGWAHSFAPYAISANDPAAVAEFECSLLRMKPEVALSVAKTVFLSDLRCVLPRVRVPASTIIQTRKDPIVPVNVSFYMQKELGSLSKVIILETEGHFPQLTAYRSLLQALKDSLSLN is encoded by the exons atgGGAACAGCATGTGGTTATGGAGGAGGCATAGTTGATGCCCTGAATGCTAATTTCTATGGAAATGGTACTCAAACTTTGGTTCTAGCTCACGGATATGGCACTGACCAAACGGTGTGGCGTTATCTTATTCCCTTCCTTGCATGCTACTTCAAGGTGCTGGTTTTCGATTTGCCTTTCGCCCCAAATGTAAGGCCTTCTTCTCTTTATGATCCAAAGAAGTATTCAACCTTTAATGGATATGCTCAGGACTTGGTGTGCCTTCTTGATGAGCTCAATTTGAGCAAAACTATTTACGTGGGTCATTCCATGTCCGCCATGATTGGATGCTTAGCTGCAACAAAGAAACCTCAACTCTTTGAACATCTAGTCCTACTGGCTGGTTCTCCAAT GTACTTGAATAAAGAAGGGTACGAAGGAGGGTTCACTAGATCAGAACTGGACAAAATCTTTGAATCAATAAAGCAAAACTTTTCAGGGTGGGCACACAGCTTTGCTCCATACGCTATTAGCGCAAACGATCCTGCTGCAGTTGCAGAATTTGAATGCAGTCTGCTAAGAATGAAACCAGAAGTTGCACTAAGTGTTGCTAAAACAGTGTTTCTAAGTGACCTCAGATGTGTTCTGCCACGAGTTCGTGTGCCAGCTTCCACCATAATTCAGACCAGAAAAGACCCTATTGTTCCTGTAAACGTTTCTTTTTACATGCAGAAAGAATTGGGTTCTCTTTCCAAAGTCATAATTCTAGAAACAGAAGGTCATTTTCCTCAGCTGACAGCTTATCGTTCGTTGTTGCAAGCTCTTAAGGATTCATTGTCTCTGAATTGA
- the LOC114407310 gene encoding serine/threonine-protein phosphatase PP2A catalytic subunit-like: MGANSMLAEFSHDLDDQISQLMQCKPLSEQQVRGLCEKAKEILTDESNVQPVKSPVTICGDIHGQFHDLAELFRIGGKCPDTNYLFMGDYVDRGYYSVETVSLLVALKVRYPQRITILRGNHESRQITQVYGFYDECLRKYGNANVWKTFTDLFDFFPLTALVESEIFCLHGGLSPSIETLDNIRNFDRVQEVPHEGPMCDLLWSDPDDRCGWGISPRGAGYTFGQDISEQFNHTNSLKLIARAHQLVMDGFNWAHEQKVVTIFSAPNYCYRCGNMASILEVDDCKGHTFIQFEPAPRRGEPDVTRRTPDYFL, encoded by the exons ATGGGCGCCAATTCCATGCTCGCCGAGTTCTCTCACGATCTCGACGACCAGATCTCCCAGCTCATGCAGTGCAAGCCACTCTCCGAGCAACAG GTCCGAGGTTTATGTGAGAAGGCTAAGGAGATTTTAACGGATGAAAGTAATGTTCAG CCTGTTAAAAGCCCTGTGACAATTTGTGGCGATATTCATGGGCAGTTTCATGATCTTGCTGAACTGTTTCGAATTGGAGGGAAG TGTCCAGATACTAACTACTTGTTTATGGGTGATTATGTGGACCGGGGTTATTATTCAGTTGAGACTGTGTCA CTCCTCGTGGCACTGAAAGTTCGGTATCCTCAGCGAATTACTATTCTTAGAGGAAACCATGAAAGCCGTCAG ATTACTCAAGTATATGGATTTTATGATGAATGCCTTAGAAA GTATGGTAATGCTAATGTTTGGAAGACCTTTACAGacctttttgatttttttccatTGACTGCATTG GTTGAATCAGAAATATTCTGTTTGCATGGTGGACTGTCGCCTTCAATTGAGACCCTTGATAACATAAGGAACTTTGATCGTGTTCAAGAGGTTCCTCATGAAGGCCCCATGTGTGATCTATTGTGGTCTGACCCAGATGACAGATGTGGCTGGGGAATTTCTCCTCGTGGTGCTGGATATACTTTTGGCCAG GATATATCTGAACAATTCAATCACACAAACAGCCTTAAGTTGATTGCTAGAGCTCATCAGCTTGTTATGGATGGATTTAACTGGGCTCAT GAACAAAAGGTGGTTACCATTTTTAGTGCACCTAACTACTGTTACCGATGTGGGAACATGGCTTCCATATTGGAGGTTGATGATTGCAAGGGCCACACATTTATCCAG TTTGAACCTGCTCCTAGGAGAGGAGAACCTGATGTCACTCGTAGAACGCCTGATTACTTCTTATAA
- the LOC114407311 gene encoding lipid phosphate phosphatase delta-like, producing the protein MEGEGAAVWQGAVLGGIIFWLVSASYLNATRKLRSFLQPWVTHHVDTQTPIILKIQSYGFGFLDALFSGLSCVVSVPFYTAFLPLLFWSGHGKLARQMTLLMAFCDYIGNCTKDVVSAPRPASPPVKRVTATKDEEDNALEYGLPSSHTLNTVCLSGYLLRYVLTHTQIQGAYVTYLGVSLACMLVFLIGLGRIYLGMHSVVDVLAGLLIGLVVLAFWLMVDEYIDSFVISGQNVTSFWAALSFLLLFAYPTPELPTPSFEYHTAFDGVALGIVSGVQQTYHQFHHANVPRLFSSELTIPVFLGRMLLGIPTILIVKFCSKALAKWTIPVVANTLGIPIKSTGYIPTLNGSVTGKKSDKLKQGYLQKLLSQHKAFDVDTGIRFVQYAGLAWSVVDLVPSLFSYMSL; encoded by the exons ATGGAGGGTGAGGGTGCAGCAGTGTGGCAAGGTGCGGTTTTAGGTGGAATAATCTTCTGGCTTGTTTCTGCTTCATACCTTAACGCTACTCGCAAACTTAGGTCTTTCTTACAACCTTGGGTTACTCATCACGTTGACACTCAAACCCCTATTATCCTCAAGATCCAG AGTTACGGGTTTGGGTTCCTGGATGCACTTTTCTCTGGGTTGTCTTGCGTTGTTTCTGTGCCCTTTTACACTGCTTTTCTCCCTCTGCTATTCTGG AGTGGTCATGGCAAATTGGCGAGGCAGATGACGTTGTTGATGGCGTTTTGTGATTATATTGGGAACTGCACaaag GATGTGGTTTCAGCTCCAAGACCTGCTTCTCCACCTGTCAAGAGAGTAACTGCCACAAAAGATGAAGAGGATAATGCGTTAGAATATGGATTGCCTTCTTCTCACACACTTAACACAGTTTGCTTATCTGG CTACCTTTTGCGCTATGTCCTGACTCATACTCAAATTCAAGGTGCCTATGTTACTTATCTTGGAGTTTCTCTTGCCTGTATGCTGGTGTTTCTCATTGGATTGG GAAGAATTTATCTTGGCATGCATAGTGTGGTTGATGTCCTTGCTGGCCTTCTTATTGGACTTGTTGTCCTTGCATTTTGGCTTATGGTTGATGAATACATAGACAGTTTTGTGATCTCAGGACAAAATG TTACGTCCTTTTGGGCTGCCTTGAGCTTCCTCTTGCTTTTTGCTTATCCAACTCCTGAACTTCCAACTCCAAGCTTTGAGTATCACACTGCTTTCGATGGTGTTGCATTGGGAATT GTCTCTGGTGTTCAACAAACATACCATCAATTTCACCATGCCAACGTTCCTCGTTTGTTCTCGTCAGAGCTGACTATACCTGTATTTCTAGGAAGGATGCTATTGGGCATACCTACAATTCTAATTGTGAAATTCTGCAGTAAGGCTCTCGCAAAATGGACCATTCCTGTGGTAGCGAATACCTTGGGCATCCCAATAAAATCAACTGGCTATATACCTACATTGAATGGATCTGTGACGGGGAAAAAGTCTGATAAGCTTAAACAAGGTTACCTGCAAAAGCTCCTTTCCCAGCATAAGGCATTCGATGTTGATACCGGAATTAGATTTGTTCAGTATGCAGGGCTTGCGTGGTCTGTAGTTGACCTAGTGCCGTCTCTTTTTTCATACATGAGCTTGTGA